One part of the Marichromatium purpuratum 984 genome encodes these proteins:
- the rpsL gene encoding 30S ribosomal protein S12 codes for MATINQLVRKPRKRNVAKSNVPALEACPQRRGVCTRVYTTTPKKPNSALRKVARVRLTNGYEVASYIGGEGHNLQEHSVVLIRGGRVKDLPGVRYHTVRGTLDTSGVEKRRQGRSKYGAKRPKS; via the coding sequence ATGGCAACGATCAACCAACTCGTGCGGAAGCCCCGCAAGCGGAACGTGGCGAAGAGCAATGTGCCGGCCCTCGAGGCTTGTCCGCAGCGTCGTGGTGTCTGCACTCGCGTGTACACCACCACCCCGAAGAAGCCGAACTCCGCACTGCGTAAGGTTGCGCGTGTGCGTCTGACCAACGGCTACGAGGTGGCTTCCTACATCGGTGGTGAAGGCCACAACCTGCAGGAGCACTCGGTGGTGCTGATCCGCGGTGGTCGTGTCAAGGACTTGCCGGGTGTTCGTTACCACACCGTGCGCGGCACGCTGGATACCTCGGGTGTCGAGAAGCGGCGTCAGGGTCGTTCCAAGTACGGCGCCAAGCGCCCGAAGAGCTGA